The genomic DNA GTGTGATTCATAAAAGAGATATGGATGAATCATATTAAATATAGGGATATGAATATCTTATATAATGTGATACAAAATAATGCATCCgtagagaagagtgagacatgGAAGTTAGTTGAGCTTCATGATGGTAAACACTCAATTGGTGTGAAGTGGGAGATGAAAGTGGTCCGAGTTGTGGCTAGGGTTAAGCCATTGACGGATCTGTCGTCAACAAGTTCAATATTGGTCCAGAAGCCGGTGGGTGAAGATTCCAAGAGTGTTAAGATTTCAGTCGAAGATCAATTCGATGGGTAATTTCTCTTAAAAGGTGAGCTTCTTAAAGAGGTTTATGtttgaattgatttttgttaaattattagTGAGTACGAGatcactaattaattattatattaaaaataaaaagtctttTATTAACTGTCATTGCATAGCATACTCTGATTGGGAATTGATATCTTTGAAGTTTAAAAAGATGCTTTGAGTGAGGTGGTGATAAAATTATTCGTGGCAAAACAACTAATATAGTATTTTCTACATGTTTTGTGCATATTATGCACTAATAATGTGAGAGAAGCTAAAACATATTAGTCTAAGTCGtaagaaattaacaaaactacactatacaaaaaaaattatactatatgaCTATCAACAAAGTGATGTAATTTCTAGCACTCAACATCAATGCCCTAATTACTTATTGACATTTCTTATTCATTACGGCTAATGTAAAATATAGAGATTTAATGTTTCTTGAGAGATAAAATAGTGATTTAatgaatatttgaatttattaagaaatttaatttgataactgctatttttaattatgttttcattaaatcgtatatatattttcttctaacATAGTTGTTATTCATGTGTAGAGATGGTCTCACATAATTTCGTAAATGATGTTTTAAAGATCTTAAtcttaatttatgtatatatttgtggtttcgtaatatttaaaattttatatctataaGGGAGtacatttttacatttttcagtAATGACTATGTTGgatctttattttaatttagttctgttgttatatttttagattatttattttaatttttattttgcatgTATCTTCAAATTATCTATGCTCATATATCATCATGcttataagttttataatttattaattatgtcaaGTTAActgtcttttaatttctcaacttttattggtCTGTCATAACTCATTgcaatcgtttttttttatcttaattagtttttcatataaatatgtcattaattattgttatgtgatatatttttcaaatttcttttagtATAGTTAAAGAAACTATATCAAACTGAAAGTAAAGAATCGTAAAATTGGCTTAACATAGCGTCATGTTATAAGTGGTGGataaacaacatattttatcaataaaacatatttataatggtaaaacatatgtgaagtgatcttagtgcagtggcaggaggtaagtccatttgtagaaggcaccatcacatccgggatcgagtcccggctcctatGTATGTAgaaatttggctaatgggccggccagttgtggcccaaatggttgacaaaaaaaaaatggtaaaacataTGATAAATTATACATAGATGTAAATAAGATGATGGTTTAACTGGTAGTTTgcatctaaaacattttataaaataatttgtagAATCATATTTTAGGTGAGATTGTGaattcacgttttttttttttttttatttagcaaTTATAACAATACTAACTAGGGAGGTACCCGCGCCTAAAGCGCggtattaagattttaataataattgttttgttactttATGATATGGTATTtttctaaactaattttttaaaactttataatattttattggattataaatacatttttgtatttgcatatatagtaaaagacttatttaactaaagaaataattttcaaaatgtgAATTACTAATTGAGTCTTTTAAATAAACTTGTAAACTGTAGTAAACAGCTATTGAGATTCAATAAGTAATACCAAATTTTGTAAGAGCGTAAGCAATTTCCAAAAGTTCGATATTAGAATGTATTatctaaattacaaaataaagtttagaGTAACGGAAAGTTGGATTTGAGTAGCGGttaatacaaaaactaaaatatagaGTCCttcaaatagaagaaaaagagacagCCAACATCCCATTCTTTACATTTGAGTTACTGAGCTTTAACCTTGTTGGTTCATCacatgttttatataataacgCCCAGCAAATTCAGTCctgcaaatatataaattgttttaagaaatttgacTTTAACATCATACAGAACttgatttcataaaaataattacatcTTACATAGCCTGATGATGCTCCAGTCCTTCGTACTCTGGTTTTATGAAGATCTTCGAAGAGTTTAAGGTATTTTCAAGACATGGTGAACCTATAGGACATTTAGAATTTTAGGTAATTTTATTGATTACCTTATGATAATTAAAACTTAcgttacataccttcatattctccaaCCCTCATAAACCGCATTACACAGAATACAGgttcggatttgtatatgagatggcacccgcTTGATTGCCATATGGTCCTGAATTCAGTAGCGTAGTTGTCTTTGAGACGACACTTCACAGTGTCACACCTACATGTTTATCAACTCAATTAAAATGTTGACAGAAACTAATTTGAATTGTAACAATCATAAAGGGAAATTAAATATCTAGTACCTGCCATTAAACAATGTGAGAACAACTTCATTAATATCAATGATACTCCCAGGCCGTCTTCTATCTTCAACATCCattatacacacacaaacatcTAATTTGGGAAAATAGAGAATATAGGTTTTCAAAGTGTTGCTAATCTATAATTGGTAAAGTGttattattccttttttatgtgaagaaccaatacacaaagtttcataaatcctaaaattaagaATCTACTTTTCAAACACAAAGATACCAATTAACTATATAGACGGATTGTTTCAAACTAATATAATCAATTTAAGAAATACTTACCGAAAGTTATGGGATGATATATTCTTCCATGTTTTATGTCATCCAAATCCTCGAACCTAAAGTAATTCTTAGGACTCAATGATTCGAGCAGCGTCATTGTGGTTTGACCCGTAAATTTAATCTGATAGGGGTGATGAGTATTCCTATCCTCCAGGGTTGGATAGAtcactttgaaatttctaatattgtacCACTCACCATCGTATATATATTTCGGGAGGTTAGCGAGTGTATCATTCAAATAAGGAGCTTCAATAGTGTCACCCTTCacagtttaacaaaaaatttgtaagaagTCTTATATACAACAACTGTTAGAACTCgaaatttaagtaaatatcATTCAGATAATGACTCTAACCTTTTGatccacaagaagcagaacTCGTTTTTTGAAGAACTCTCTGACTGTCCAAGAGTGTAAGACCTTGACATTGATACACCAATTAGTTCTTTCTCGAACCAGATCAGCAATATAATCGAATTTCATGATTCTCTCAAATTAGGTTTTGCTTGATTCTTCAATGTTAACGAAAACAAAAAGgggatttttgatttgtaagaatacaaagagtCACGACTAAACGTTGCGTCTcaatctttttagtttctcgCTTTAGTctgattattttaaattataatattatataaataaacacagTTTTAATATAAGGTTCATCACATTGTttatgtagaaaatataatttatgttaacGTGTTTAAGATGTTTATACGTACtcaattttcaaaacttaacaCTTggatatttatatgtttttacgtactcatttttaaaaacttaacacttgtatattgatattttaaaaggtaATATCATTAAGGTGAAAAAAACTGAGAATCAGATGACAATATTATGGAATGGAACGTTATAGTAGATATTAGAtgcttaaaagaaaatcatatattttcaaagacttctttgaaaactacattaagggttttgttctgacatttcccttcttcatctgtaatcaaaatcttcaatcCTTTTCTGCTTGTAACTCTGGAAAATGCAACGTATAGTTGTCCATGTGTAAATACGGGCTTGGGTAGatacaatccaacatgttccaACGTCTGTCCTTGGCTTTTGTTTATAGTGATCGCAAATGCAAGAGCAACGGGAAACTGACGAcgcctcatacgaaagggaaactttgcatccgGTGGCGACACAAACATCCTAGGGATAAGAACTTTGTCGTTGACGTTTCTTTTACCTGTTACAATCCTTGCTTCAATAACATGATTCGCCATTTGTGTGACAATCAATCTCGTACCATTGCAtaaacctcccttaggatcaATATTCCTAAGCAACATGATAGGTGCTCCCTTTTTTAGCGTCAGAACATGGTTAGGTAATCCAGAAACGTGAATACTGTTTAAGaattcctgagtgtagatcatatcgTCGTATGCACTTGTATCGGAAGTCTCGATGCTGTCTGAACTCAAATACTGTCTTTCTTCCCCtggatataataaaattcaaataagtaactgtttatattgaattttgtttgcaaaaaaaatattttttaaaaagttgcaCTCTTAATTTACCTGGAAGTTGAGAGagcatatattgatttattttatcgaCATCATCATTTCTTGGACTAAGAATAGCTCTTTCGCAAAAAAATTTTGCATCGGTCCTTGTTGCAAATGATGGACCGTATATCTGTTTAACAATTGCTTCTATAGGATTATCACATGCAACAATCAATAAATCCTCGGGTATTTCTATTTCTACCTCACCATTGTTAGGCTCGTTGATCTTGCCATCCCCAATATCGAGTAGCCATTTTGAAAATGTGGAGAGAGCATCTGCATCTTGACTATTTTTCGCCTTGCGAAGCCTCATGTTTTGTGTAAGCCGAAGTACTTTACAACTATCCCAAAGCAATGATGAGTTTATAGAGGCTAAAACTGTTCCAACTCTCCCAGCCTCTGGCACAACCGGTAAAATTTGTCTAAAATCACcccctaaaacaaaaactttacctCCAAAAATCCGATCACACTTCATAATATCTCGCATACTCCTATCCAAGGTTTCGAAACAATatttgttcatcattggagcctcatcccatataatgagctttgcttctctaattaactCGGCAACATGTGATTTACCATCTATCGAACATATTGTAAATTCGTCCACATGGATGGGTATACCAAATCTAGAATGAGCTGTCCTACCACCTTCCATAAGtaaagcagctataccactcgatgcaacattaagaacaatatcACCCCTAGATCGAATATCAGCGCCAAGAATACTCCACAAGAATGTTTTTCCGgtaccaccaaatccatgaacaaaaaacatacctccCTTGTTACAATTCACAGCTTCAATAATTTCTAGGTAGACACTTTGTTGCTCTTCGGTCGACATACGTAACCACTTGTCTAAATTCTCTCTTTGTTCATCACGGCTGTAGTTTCTCTCATCTATTAGAAGCCTATTCTCATTATTATCCATCACAGATTGGTCTGGTTTAGGCATATTCACAATAGTTGACAGAGAGCTTCCGTTGGACCGCATAATTCTTTCAATCTCAGCTAAGCATAAGTTTGTTATCTGTTCCTGACTTAACATTAGACCTGCATTagggataattttttttagttgacatATTTATGATCAGAATAATAATCGCATACGTTAGTGTAGATcagtaaattttagaaatactatactattatatttatttatattttttaaactaaattcTTACTGTGGTTATTCGTACGGTTCCTTTgcaaatacaaaatatcttCGCACAATATGTCTTTTGTAGCGAGCCAGAGATCGAGAGGCACCGAAACACTTTTCGAAAGCAATAGTATGACAAACAACTTCCTTAGAAACGGCCCAAAACACCACACACTTGCCTCTTTTATAACTAGAATATATTCTTTGTCGTCATCCAATAATCCCAATGCAAAGCATGCATCTTTAAATTCtttatacagttttttttttaaaaatcaaaacttgtggCACCTGGAACTGTATTAAGTAAAACTCTCNNNNNNNNNNNNNNNNNNNNNNNNNNNNNNNNNNNNNNNNNNNNNNNNNNNNNNNNNNNNNNNNNNNNNNNN from Camelina sativa cultivar DH55 chromosome 2, Cs, whole genome shotgun sequence includes the following:
- the LOC104749400 gene encoding uncharacterized protein LOC104749400 gives rise to the protein MRSNGSSLSTIVNMPKPDQSVMDNNENRLLIDERNYSRDEQRENLDKWLRMSTEEQQSVYLEIIEAVNCNKGGMFFVHGFGGTGKTFLWSILGADIRSRGDIVLNVASSGIAALLMEGGRTAHSRFGIPIHVDEFTICSIDGKSHVAESMRDIMKCDRIFGGKVFVLGGDFRQILPVVPEAGRVGTVLASINSSLLWDSCKVLRLTQNMRLRKAKNSQDADALSTFSKWLLDIGDGKINEPNNGEVEIEIPEDLLIVACDNPIEAIVKQIYGPSFATRTDAKFFCERAILSPRNDDVDKINQYMLSQLPGEERQYLSSDSIETSDTSAYDDMIYTQEFLNSIHVSGLPNHVLTLKKGAPIMLLRNIDPKGGLCNGTRLIVTQMANHVIEARIVTGKRNVNDKVLIPRMFVSPPDAKFPFRMRRRQFPVALAFAITINKSQGQTLEHVGLYLPKPGDTIEAPYLNDTLANLPKYIYDDVCVCIMDVEDRRRPGSIIDINEVVLTLFNGRCDTVKCRLKDNYATEFRTIWQSSGCHLIYKSEPVFCVMRFMRVGEYEGSPCLENTLNSSKIFIKPEYEGLEHHQAM